One genomic region from Diabrotica undecimpunctata isolate CICGRU chromosome 9, icDiaUnde3, whole genome shotgun sequence encodes:
- the LOC140450486 gene encoding uncharacterized protein yields MSTRSSLNCEILGTIIGVFNDPVLPTKCDILKCFLFIRNELKLTNNIKDPSIADASNVVATKVEQIWIKASIPTLSHKRIQDMIKNIYTEYQKLKRYTKTQQASNSYKEKICQFRNEYEKLFDIAACKCNMSGTLCECTCDKTKKVPQNERIFLQDQRSCRKMAIGPVQ; encoded by the coding sequence ATGTCAACGCGAAGTAGTTTGAACTGTGAAATACTAGGAACAATTATTGGTGTTTTCAATGATCCTGTTTTACCCACTAAGTGTGACATTCTAAAGTGCTTTCTCTTTATTCGTAATGAACTTAAGTTGACAAATAATATTAAAGATCCATCTATCGCCGACGCCTCGAATGTCGTTGCAACGAAAGTAGAACAAATATGGATAAAAGCTTCTATTCCAACATTATCGCATAAGCGCATTCAAGATatgatcaaaaatatttatacagaGTATCAAAAGCTGAAGCGATACACAAAAACTCAGCAAGCATCTAATTCATACAAAGAAAAGATTTGCCAGTTTCGAAATGAGTATGAAAAGTTATTTGATATCGCGGCTTGCAAGTGCAACATGAGTGGAACACTGTGTGAGTGTACTTGTGATAAAACCAAGAAAGTACCACAAAATGAGCGAATTTTTCTTCAAGATCAACGATCCTGTAGAAAAATGGCAATTGGACCAGTGCAATAA